The following coding sequences lie in one Pseudomonas syringae CC1557 genomic window:
- the ftsE gene encoding cell division ATP-binding protein FtsE: MIRFEQVGKRYPNGHVGLHELSFRVRRGEFLFVTGHSGAGKSTLLRLLLAMERPTTGKLMLAGQDLGQISNAQIPFLRRQIGVVFQNHQLLFDRTVFNNIALPLQILGLSKPEIAKRVDSALERVALSDKSDLYPGDLSTGQQQRVGIARAIVHRPALLLADEPTGNLDPRLAAEIMGVFEDINRLGTSVLIASHDLALIARMRHRMLTLQRGRLIGDGEAGV, encoded by the coding sequence ATGATTCGATTCGAGCAGGTCGGTAAGCGCTATCCGAATGGACACGTCGGGTTGCATGAACTGAGCTTTCGAGTACGTCGCGGCGAGTTTCTGTTTGTCACCGGTCACTCCGGTGCTGGCAAAAGCACGCTGCTGCGCCTGTTGCTGGCCATGGAGCGCCCGACAACCGGCAAGCTGATGCTGGCAGGCCAGGATCTCGGGCAGATCAGCAATGCGCAGATCCCGTTCCTGCGCCGCCAGATCGGCGTAGTGTTCCAGAATCACCAATTGCTGTTCGACCGCACGGTGTTCAACAACATTGCGTTGCCGTTGCAGATCCTTGGCCTGTCCAAGCCCGAGATTGCCAAGCGCGTCGATTCGGCACTTGAGCGCGTGGCGCTGTCGGACAAGTCCGATCTGTACCCCGGCGACCTGTCTACAGGTCAGCAGCAGCGTGTCGGCATTGCCCGCGCCATCGTTCATCGTCCAGCACTGCTGCTGGCCGATGAACCGACCGGTAACCTCGATCCACGCCTGGCCGCGGAAATCATGGGCGTTTTTGAAGACATCAACCGACTGGGGACCAGCGTGCTGATCGCCAGTCACGACCTGGCGTTGATTGCCCGCATGCGCCATCGCATGCTGACCCTGCAACGCGGACGCCTGATCGGTGACGGGGAGGCTGGGGTATGA
- the ftsX gene encoding permease-like cell division protein FtsX: MSATRSPKVSERVAPKAADPLPPKKNKQRHDHDDDGPDFSMLLSAWLESHRSSLVDSLRRLGKQPIGSFFTCLVMAIALSLPMGLSLLLSNVERLGGSWQRAAQISIYLNLDASSADGTRMRDEIKAMPGVADAEYISSDQALKEFQQQSGLGEALKELPENPLPGVVLVTPDEVDKPALEALRTRLAGLPKVQQAQLDLLWVERLAAILKLGDRFVFGLTVLLVSALLLVIGNTIRLHIENRRTEIEVIKLVGGTDSYVRRPFLYMGALYGFGAGILSWGVLAYGLDWLNGAVVGLAGLYGSDFSLAGVPMADGFSLLLGAVLLGYIGAWIAVARHLRELAPR; encoded by the coding sequence ATGAGTGCTACACGTAGCCCCAAGGTGTCGGAACGCGTCGCGCCCAAGGCGGCTGACCCGTTGCCGCCGAAAAAGAACAAACAGCGTCACGACCACGATGATGACGGCCCGGACTTCAGCATGTTGCTGTCGGCCTGGCTGGAAAGCCATCGCTCCAGTCTGGTAGACAGCCTGCGTCGTCTGGGCAAACAGCCTATCGGCAGTTTCTTTACCTGTCTGGTCATGGCGATTGCCCTGAGCCTGCCAATGGGCCTGTCATTACTGCTGAGCAATGTCGAGCGTCTTGGCGGTTCATGGCAGCGTGCTGCGCAGATATCCATCTACCTCAACCTGGATGCCAGCTCTGCTGACGGCACGCGAATGCGTGACGAGATCAAAGCGATGCCCGGCGTGGCCGATGCCGAGTACATCAGCAGCGATCAGGCACTGAAAGAGTTCCAGCAGCAGTCCGGTCTGGGCGAGGCGCTCAAGGAACTGCCGGAAAACCCGCTCCCGGGCGTGGTGCTGGTAACACCGGATGAAGTTGACAAGCCTGCGCTGGAGGCCTTGCGTACCCGGCTTGCTGGGCTGCCGAAGGTACAGCAGGCGCAACTGGACCTGCTCTGGGTTGAAAGGCTGGCAGCGATCCTTAAACTGGGCGATCGATTCGTCTTCGGCTTGACGGTTCTGCTGGTATCGGCTTTGCTGTTGGTGATTGGTAACACGATACGTCTGCACATCGAAAACCGCCGCACCGAAATCGAAGTCATCAAGCTGGTAGGCGGTACAGACAGCTACGTGCGCAGGCCCTTTCTTTATATGGGCGCGCTGTATGGTTTCGGGGCAGGGATCCTGTCATGGGGCGTACTGGCGTATGGTCTGGACTGGCTGAATGGTGCGGTTGTCGGGCTGGCAGGTCTGTATGGCAGCGACTTCTCGCTGGCAGGTGTACCGATGGCCGATGGTTTTTCGCTCTTGCTTGGAGCGGTTCTGTTAGGGTATATCGGTGCCTGGATTGCGGTCGCCCGTCACCTGCGTGAGCTGGCGCCCCGATAG